The following proteins are co-located in the Spirosoma montaniterrae genome:
- a CDS encoding OsmC family protein, whose protein sequence is MATIHIDYLGDLRTGCTHLQSGTHINTDAPTDNQGRGEAFSPTDLVANALGTCIITTMAIFARRDGIELAGSALDVTKVMSSEPPRRIARIEIDLVLRTAPLPDDETRTRLEKIAHTCPVAISLHPDLEQAVTIRWEEATAEVA, encoded by the coding sequence ATGGCTACCATTCACATCGATTATTTGGGCGATTTACGCACCGGCTGTACGCACCTGCAATCGGGTACGCACATTAACACCGATGCCCCTACCGACAATCAGGGACGGGGCGAAGCGTTCTCGCCCACCGATTTAGTTGCCAACGCGCTCGGCACCTGCATTATTACAACGATGGCAATTTTCGCCCGGCGCGACGGCATCGAACTGGCGGGCAGCGCACTCGACGTTACCAAAGTGATGTCGAGCGAACCACCCCGGCGCATTGCCCGCATCGAAATTGATCTGGTTCTGCGTACTGCACCCCTACCCGACGACGAGACCCGCACCCGGCTCGAAAAAATTGCCCACACCTGCCCCGTTGCCATCAGCCTCCATCCTGACCTGGAACAGGCCGTAACCATTCGCTGGGAAGAAGCCACGGCGGAAGTAGCGTAA
- the lipA gene encoding lipoyl synthase, translating into MIELPVIPSEQQRNQNAGRKRPDWLRVKLPIGPEYAKVRKLVDEHKLHTICESGNCPNMGECWGAGTATFMILGNVCTRSCTFCAVATGRPNEYDTDEPRRVAEAIVLMKVKHAVITSVNRDELKDRGAEIWYQTVRMVKEASPTTTIETLIPDTKGNWEALDRMISAGQEVVSHNMETVERLYRRVRPQARYSRSLEQIQRTKAYGQRTKSGIMLGLGETHDEVFKAMDDLVENGLDILTLGQYLQPTKMHHEVIEWIHPDTFAMYKEEGLRRGLKYVESGPLVRSSYHAEKHVNV; encoded by the coding sequence ATGATTGAACTACCCGTAATACCCTCTGAACAGCAACGCAACCAGAATGCCGGGCGGAAACGTCCCGACTGGCTGCGGGTGAAACTGCCTATCGGCCCTGAATATGCTAAAGTGCGCAAATTGGTAGATGAGCATAAACTGCATACCATATGCGAGAGCGGCAACTGCCCCAACATGGGCGAATGCTGGGGAGCCGGAACTGCTACGTTTATGATTCTGGGCAACGTTTGTACGCGTAGCTGCACGTTCTGCGCCGTGGCAACGGGCCGTCCCAACGAATATGACACCGACGAACCCCGGCGCGTGGCCGAAGCCATCGTGCTGATGAAGGTCAAACACGCCGTTATCACGTCGGTTAATCGCGATGAGTTGAAAGACCGGGGTGCTGAAATCTGGTATCAGACCGTGCGAATGGTGAAAGAAGCTTCACCCACAACGACCATCGAAACGCTGATTCCCGATACAAAAGGCAACTGGGAGGCTCTTGACCGCATGATTTCGGCGGGGCAGGAAGTGGTGTCGCACAATATGGAAACCGTAGAGCGACTATATCGGCGCGTGCGGCCTCAGGCGAGATACAGCCGGAGTTTAGAGCAGATTCAGCGTACAAAAGCCTACGGTCAGCGCACGAAATCGGGTATTATGCTCGGCCTGGGCGAAACCCACGACGAGGTGTTCAAGGCAATGGACGATCTGGTTGAGAACGGCTTAGACATATTAACGCTGGGGCAGTATCTACAACCCACCAAAATGCACCACGAGGTTATCGAGTGGATTCATCCCGATACCTTTGCCATGTACAAAGAGGAAGGGCTTCGGCGCGGCTTGAAGTACGTAGAGTCGGGGCCGCTGGTTCGGTCGAGCTATCACGCTGAAAAACACGTGAATGTTTGA
- a CDS encoding lycopene cyclase family protein, which translates to MKKYDFIIAGGGMAGLSLAYYLTQSPLRDRSILLIDRDQKNRNDRTWCYWERGEGAFESILYRIWNQVEFHGPTLSGLLDMGSYRYKMLRGIDFYTFMDSHLARFSNIERRQATINRIKDTPQGGFVIADDEPFIADYVFDSTYALNLTIPENHNLLQHFKGWVIKIDQPFFDVSRPRMMDFRVPQQGDCRFVYVLPFDEQTALIEYTLFNDKLLTDAEYDNDLHQYIQNHLNGLQFDIRETEFGVIPMSDVTTQENPSKHIIRIGTSGGYTKPSTGYTFQRTQRYLRSLVDSLAQTGRPQRPVSWWQKRYKFFDSIMLNVLEKHRYPADAMFSVLYERNPAERVFQFLDEEDKFFDDLRVMNSMPKWPFTVALFDVLRRKFVS; encoded by the coding sequence ATGAAAAAATACGACTTCATTATCGCCGGGGGAGGAATGGCGGGCTTAAGCCTGGCTTATTACCTGACGCAGTCGCCCCTGCGAGACCGTAGCATCCTGCTCATTGACCGCGATCAGAAAAATCGTAACGACCGAACGTGGTGTTACTGGGAACGCGGAGAAGGTGCGTTTGAATCGATTTTGTACCGCATCTGGAATCAGGTAGAATTTCATGGTCCAACGCTCAGTGGATTGCTCGACATGGGGAGCTACCGCTATAAAATGCTGAGAGGCATTGATTTCTATACGTTTATGGATAGCCATCTTGCCAGGTTTTCAAACATCGAACGGCGACAGGCGACCATTAACCGAATTAAGGATACGCCACAGGGCGGCTTTGTCATTGCCGACGACGAGCCGTTCATTGCCGATTACGTATTCGATAGTACGTATGCTCTTAATCTGACCATCCCGGAAAACCATAATCTGCTTCAGCACTTTAAAGGATGGGTTATTAAAATCGATCAGCCTTTTTTTGATGTAAGTCGGCCCCGAATGATGGACTTCCGCGTGCCTCAGCAGGGCGATTGCCGGTTTGTTTATGTACTGCCTTTCGATGAGCAGACGGCCTTGATTGAATACACGCTGTTCAACGACAAATTACTGACGGATGCTGAATATGATAACGACCTGCACCAGTACATTCAGAATCATTTGAATGGTCTCCAGTTCGATATTCGCGAAACTGAATTCGGCGTCATTCCCATGTCGGATGTTACTACCCAGGAGAATCCATCGAAACACATTATTCGGATCGGTACGTCGGGCGGCTACACCAAACCCTCTACGGGCTATACCTTTCAGCGCACCCAGCGTTATCTGCGTAGTTTGGTCGATAGCCTTGCTCAAACAGGCCGCCCGCAACGGCCAGTGTCGTGGTGGCAGAAGCGATACAAGTTTTTTGACAGCATCATGCTTAATGTACTGGAAAAGCACCGCTACCCCGCCGATGCAATGTTCTCTGTTCTCTACGAGCGTAATCCAGCCGAGCGGGTCTTTCAGTTTCTCGACGAGGAAGATAAGTTTTTCGATGACCTGCGGGTTATGAACTCAATGCCAAAATGGCCCTTTACCGTGGCCCTGTTCGACGTATTGCGCCGAAAGTTCGTATCCTGA
- the metK gene encoding methionine adenosyltransferase, with the protein MPYLFTSESVSEGHPDKVADQISDALIDNFLAFDPSSKVACETLVTTGQVVLAGEIKTDTYLDVQKITRDVIRKIGYTKSEYMFEANSCGIFSALHDQSADINQGVDRQVDSDDFDAKANAQGAGDQGMMFGYATNETDNFMPLPLDLAHAILREMSHIRNNESDLMPYLRPDAKSQVTIEYSDDHQPIRIDTIVVSTQHDDFADDETMLAKIREDIINIVIPRVKAAQKTDLHSLFTDDITYYINPTGKFVIGGPHGDTGLTGRKIIVDTYGGKGAHGGGAFSGKDPSKVDRSAAYATRHIAKNMVAAGLCDQVLVQVSYAIGVAKPCGLYVNTYGTAKVSMNDGEIAEKIGQIFDMRPYAIEQRLKLRNPIYSETAAYGHMGRKNEIVKKTFGSNGTAKEMEVELFTWEKLDFVDQIKAEFGL; encoded by the coding sequence ATGCCGTATCTTTTCACGTCCGAATCTGTTTCAGAAGGGCACCCCGACAAAGTCGCCGATCAAATTTCCGACGCGCTGATTGACAACTTCTTAGCGTTCGATCCATCCAGCAAAGTAGCCTGCGAAACGCTCGTGACAACCGGGCAGGTCGTATTGGCTGGCGAAATTAAAACCGATACCTATTTAGACGTTCAGAAAATTACGCGCGACGTGATTCGCAAAATTGGCTATACCAAGAGCGAATACATGTTTGAGGCCAATTCGTGCGGTATCTTCTCGGCCCTGCACGATCAGTCGGCTGATATTAATCAGGGCGTTGACCGTCAGGTAGATAGCGACGACTTTGACGCGAAAGCCAACGCACAGGGTGCGGGCGATCAGGGTATGATGTTCGGCTACGCAACCAACGAAACGGATAACTTTATGCCGTTGCCGCTGGACCTGGCCCACGCCATTCTGCGCGAAATGTCGCATATCCGTAACAATGAAAGCGATTTGATGCCGTATTTGCGGCCCGACGCCAAATCGCAGGTAACGATTGAATATTCTGACGACCATCAGCCGATTCGGATCGATACCATTGTGGTATCAACGCAACACGACGACTTTGCTGATGACGAGACAATGCTCGCCAAAATCCGCGAAGACATTATCAACATCGTGATTCCACGCGTGAAAGCGGCTCAGAAAACCGATCTTCACAGCTTGTTTACCGACGACATTACGTACTACATTAACCCGACGGGTAAGTTCGTTATTGGCGGTCCGCACGGCGACACAGGCTTGACAGGGCGGAAAATCATTGTTGATACCTATGGTGGCAAAGGCGCACACGGAGGTGGAGCGTTTTCGGGCAAAGACCCCTCGAAAGTTGACCGGTCGGCGGCTTATGCCACCCGCCACATTGCCAAAAATATGGTAGCCGCCGGTTTGTGCGATCAGGTGCTGGTGCAGGTATCGTATGCGATTGGCGTTGCCAAACCCTGCGGCCTATACGTCAACACCTACGGCACGGCGAAAGTGAGCATGAACGACGGTGAAATCGCTGAAAAAATCGGGCAGATTTTCGATATGCGTCCGTATGCTATCGAGCAGCGGCTCAAACTTCGCAACCCAATCTATTCCGAAACAGCGGCTTATGGGCACATGGGCCGTAAGAACGAAATTGTGAAGAAAACCTTCGGCTCGAATGGCACTGCCAAAGAGATGGAAGTTGAACTTTTTACGTGGGAAAAACTTGATTTCGTAGATCAGATCAAAGCCGAGTTTGGGTTGTAA
- the hpf gene encoding ribosome hibernation-promoting factor, HPF/YfiA family: MRLQIHAVKFTADQSLLDFIQAKLNKLDTFHDRIIGAEVFLRLDGADSQKIKEKIVEVRLTIPGKELFVKEHDKSFESATDRVLDVLKDKLVRCKQKRNDISSPAIAQAKSQINEEEEVFEADEL; the protein is encoded by the coding sequence ATGAGACTACAAATTCACGCCGTGAAGTTTACGGCAGATCAGAGCCTGTTAGATTTTATCCAGGCGAAACTGAACAAATTAGACACCTTCCATGACCGCATTATCGGCGCAGAGGTGTTTCTCCGATTGGACGGAGCCGACTCCCAAAAAATAAAAGAAAAGATTGTGGAAGTCAGGCTGACTATCCCCGGCAAAGAACTGTTCGTTAAGGAACACGACAAGAGCTTCGAGAGTGCAACCGACCGTGTGCTCGATGTCCTGAAAGACAAGCTCGTTCGCTGTAAACAAAAACGCAACGATATTTCCAGCCCGGCCATTGCACAGGCCAAATCGCAAATAAACGAAGAAGAGGAGGTTTTTGAAGCCGACGAATTATAA
- a CDS encoding glycosyltransferase family 8 protein — translation MPDSIYLTLSSDNYYAPMVATLLKSIEQNYQSAETIEVYIIDDGISATNRKRIEASVRADLFHIHWHPAKSVVPATVKLPADKSALPMTTYLRLYAPYIVPPEARRLLYLDVDMLVLGNIADLWHTDLRGCVCAAVQDVGQTVSCAWAGIRNYRELGMDPDTKYFNAGVLLMDVQQWREADIANRVIRCMNDNLKHVTCADQYGLNVVLMNQWVQLDPRWNWFSTLPHAAPYLIHFVSVDKPIFAACSSDKHFLDLFFTYMRQTSWKNFQPISNQSRFFHKVYRKGKKISMHMLARL, via the coding sequence ATGCCAGATTCTATCTATCTCACCTTATCGAGCGATAACTACTATGCACCTATGGTAGCAACCTTGCTCAAGTCTATCGAGCAGAACTACCAATCGGCAGAAACGATTGAAGTGTATATTATTGATGATGGCATTTCGGCAACCAATCGGAAACGGATAGAAGCTTCTGTACGCGCGGATCTATTTCATATTCATTGGCATCCGGCCAAGTCAGTCGTTCCGGCCACGGTGAAGCTACCAGCCGACAAGTCGGCCCTGCCCATGACCACGTATCTGCGGTTGTATGCGCCCTACATCGTTCCGCCGGAGGCCCGTCGACTGTTGTATTTAGATGTCGATATGCTGGTTTTAGGCAACATCGCTGATTTATGGCATACCGACTTACGGGGCTGCGTGTGTGCCGCCGTACAGGATGTGGGTCAAACCGTTAGCTGCGCCTGGGCTGGCATCAGGAATTACCGGGAGTTAGGCATGGACCCCGATACAAAGTATTTCAATGCCGGTGTGCTTCTTATGGACGTGCAACAGTGGCGCGAAGCTGACATTGCGAACCGGGTGATTCGCTGCATGAACGACAACCTGAAACATGTTACATGCGCCGACCAGTACGGTCTCAACGTTGTGCTGATGAACCAATGGGTCCAACTCGACCCGCGCTGGAACTGGTTCAGCACACTGCCCCACGCGGCTCCGTATCTGATTCACTTTGTTTCGGTTGACAAACCTATTTTTGCTGCCTGCTCGTCGGATAAGCATTTTCTGGATCTTTTCTTTACGTACATGAGACAGACTTCGTGGAAGAATTTCCAGCCAATAAGCAACCAAAGCCGCTTCTTTCACAAAGTGTACCGTAAGGGCAAGAAAATATCGATGCACATGCTGGCCCGTTTATAG
- a CDS encoding cytochrome P450, producing METLTSSTRPVPKHPGLPMLGNTLPFMRDPLAILQTLQQRYDRLVHLNIGGRHQYLVMTPEDAKHVLQENHRNYGRSPAFRVLQIFLGNGLLTSDGDFWRRQRRLAQPAFHRQRLAALAQTMISETTDWITELSRLDKSKPVNISQAFMDVTMRIVCKTLFSSNVVGKLDGLSEALETLMHLSNNRMLSPFRFPMSWPTPPQRRFRRAAQVVDTFIYGVIDQRRRSNERYDDLLDMLLYAEDEDTGDWPNSGRMSDKQLRDECVTIFAAGHETTAVSMAWTMHLLTQHPDVQARLRDEVNERLGDAATPAPETFRSLTYAMQVIQESMRLYPPAWIMSRLAHADDQIGPYTIPAGDTALVSPYLLHHDPANWPDPERFDPERFAPGWEKERHSYAYLPFGGGPRLCIGNQFALMEMQILLTMLVRAFAFQPIPNQRVKPQPLITLRPKRPVWLLMSNQIS from the coding sequence ATGGAAACCCTCACGTCATCAACCCGACCGGTTCCTAAACATCCTGGTTTGCCCATGTTGGGAAATACCCTGCCATTCATGCGCGATCCGCTGGCGATTTTACAAACGCTACAGCAACGCTACGACCGGCTTGTTCACCTCAATATTGGCGGGCGTCATCAGTATTTAGTGATGACGCCCGAAGATGCTAAACACGTTTTGCAGGAAAACCACCGCAACTATGGCCGCTCTCCGGCGTTTCGGGTATTGCAGATATTTCTGGGCAATGGCCTGCTCACCAGCGATGGCGACTTCTGGCGCAGGCAACGGCGGCTGGCTCAACCCGCTTTTCACCGGCAACGGTTAGCCGCGCTGGCGCAAACGATGATCAGCGAAACAACCGACTGGATTACCGAACTGAGCCGATTAGATAAATCTAAGCCCGTTAACATCTCGCAGGCGTTTATGGACGTGACCATGCGCATCGTCTGCAAAACGCTGTTCAGTTCGAACGTGGTTGGTAAACTTGATGGCTTGTCGGAAGCGTTGGAAACGCTGATGCACCTATCAAACAACCGTATGCTGTCGCCTTTTCGGTTTCCGATGTCGTGGCCTACCCCACCGCAACGGCGATTTCGGCGGGCCGCTCAGGTGGTCGATACGTTTATTTACGGCGTTATTGACCAACGCCGACGCAGCAATGAGCGGTACGACGATCTGCTCGATATGTTGCTTTATGCCGAAGACGAAGACACAGGCGACTGGCCCAATTCTGGGCGCATGTCGGACAAACAATTGCGCGACGAATGCGTCACCATTTTCGCTGCCGGTCATGAAACCACTGCCGTATCGATGGCCTGGACCATGCATCTGCTCACGCAACACCCCGATGTACAGGCCCGGCTTCGTGATGAAGTAAACGAAAGGCTCGGCGATGCAGCAACGCCCGCGCCTGAAACGTTCCGTAGTCTGACGTATGCCATGCAGGTTATTCAGGAGTCGATGCGGCTCTACCCGCCTGCCTGGATTATGAGCCGCCTGGCCCACGCCGACGATCAGATTGGCCCCTACACCATTCCGGCAGGCGACACGGCACTGGTTAGCCCTTATCTGCTACACCACGACCCGGCCAACTGGCCTGATCCTGAACGCTTCGACCCGGAACGGTTTGCACCGGGCTGGGAAAAAGAACGGCACTCGTATGCATACCTGCCCTTTGGTGGTGGACCACGTTTGTGTATCGGCAATCAATTTGCCCTGATGGAAATGCAAATTTTATTAACCATGCTCGTTCGTGCATTTGCATTTCAGCCAATACCCAATCAGCGCGTTAAACCCCAGCCACTCATTACACTGCGGCCCAAACGTCCAGTTTGGCTGCTGATGAGTAACCAGATATCCTGA
- a CDS encoding SDR family oxidoreductase, which yields MEQMEIETKAQHQHEQPGLESQMDPQPVYIRDDYKGSGKLQDKVALITGGDSGIGRAVSVHFAREGADVAIMYHPREEEDAQKTAALVRAEGRRCLLLPGDLRIVSNINEAVGKVVSEFRRINILVNNAANHVEQQEFTNISDEQMRDTFEINILAMFRLTKAALPHMGAFDCIINTTSIVSYRGSEALIDYASTKGAVTAFTRSLSQNLVDKSIRVNGVAPGPIWTPLIVSTKTLEEVEKFGKDTPLGRPGQPAELAPAYVYLASDDASYTTGQVIHVNGGDSVNS from the coding sequence ATGGAACAAATGGAAATCGAAACTAAAGCCCAGCATCAGCATGAGCAGCCGGGCTTAGAGTCGCAGATGGACCCGCAGCCGGTCTACATCCGTGACGATTATAAAGGGTCAGGAAAACTACAGGATAAAGTCGCGCTGATTACGGGGGGCGATTCGGGCATTGGCCGGGCGGTGTCGGTGCATTTCGCCCGCGAAGGGGCCGACGTTGCCATTATGTACCACCCCCGCGAAGAAGAAGACGCGCAAAAAACGGCAGCATTGGTCCGGGCCGAGGGACGCCGGTGTCTGCTATTACCGGGCGATTTACGCATTGTCTCGAATATAAACGAGGCCGTTGGCAAGGTCGTCAGCGAGTTCAGGCGCATCAACATTCTGGTCAACAACGCGGCCAATCACGTTGAGCAGCAGGAATTTACGAATATATCTGACGAGCAGATGCGCGATACGTTCGAGATTAACATTCTGGCGATGTTCCGGCTCACTAAAGCCGCTCTGCCGCATATGGGCGCGTTTGATTGCATCATCAATACAACCTCAATCGTGTCGTATCGGGGCAGTGAAGCCCTCATCGATTATGCGTCAACTAAAGGAGCTGTTACTGCCTTTACGCGCTCGTTGTCACAGAATTTGGTCGATAAAAGTATCCGCGTCAACGGCGTAGCTCCCGGCCCTATCTGGACACCCTTGATTGTTTCGACCAAAACGCTCGAAGAAGTTGAGAAATTTGGTAAAGATACCCCCCTGGGTCGGCCCGGTCAGCCCGCCGAACTGGCCCCAGCTTATGTGTATTTAGCGTCGGATGATGCGTCGTACACCACCGGGCAGGTTATCCACGTAAACGGGGGCGATTCGGTGAATTCGTAG
- a CDS encoding SDR family oxidoreductase, whose product MENQIKPQHQEQHPGLETEMNPKPKYIRHLYVGSDKLKDKVALITGGDSGIGRAVAIHFAREGADVAIVYTPEEEPDAQETKRLVEAEGRQCLTLSGDLRQLAFCQQIVADTVARFGKLNILVNNAAVQYQHEDIGQIREEDLLKTFDINVYAQFRVTKAALPHLHEGDSIICTTSITAYQGRADLLDYSATKGAIMAFVRALSSNLASKKIRVNGVAPGPIWTPLIPSSFPAKQVAQFGKDVPMKRPGQPSEIAPAFVYLASDDASYVMGQVIHANGGTIVNT is encoded by the coding sequence ATGGAAAATCAGATTAAACCGCAGCATCAGGAACAGCACCCTGGGCTGGAGACTGAAATGAACCCCAAACCGAAATACATTCGGCATTTGTATGTGGGGTCCGACAAACTGAAAGACAAAGTCGCGCTGATTACGGGGGGCGATTCGGGCATTGGCCGGGCCGTTGCCATTCACTTCGCCCGCGAAGGAGCCGACGTTGCCATTGTGTACACACCCGAAGAAGAACCAGATGCGCAGGAAACCAAACGCTTAGTAGAAGCAGAAGGACGGCAGTGCCTGACGCTATCGGGCGATTTGCGGCAACTGGCATTCTGCCAGCAGATTGTGGCCGACACCGTGGCCCGGTTCGGCAAGCTTAATATTCTGGTCAACAATGCGGCTGTGCAGTATCAGCACGAAGACATCGGACAGATTCGCGAAGAAGATCTGCTCAAAACGTTCGACATCAATGTCTATGCGCAGTTTCGGGTAACGAAAGCCGCTCTGCCACACCTGCACGAAGGCGACAGCATTATCTGCACCACGTCGATTACGGCCTATCAGGGACGGGCCGACCTGCTCGATTATTCGGCCACGAAAGGAGCCATCATGGCCTTTGTGCGTGCGCTATCGAGCAATCTGGCAAGCAAAAAAATTCGGGTAAATGGCGTAGCACCCGGCCCCATCTGGACACCGCTGATTCCGTCGTCGTTCCCGGCTAAGCAGGTGGCTCAGTTTGGAAAAGACGTGCCCATGAAACGCCCCGGCCAACCCAGCGAAATTGCCCCGGCTTTTGTGTATCTGGCCTCCGATGATGCATCGTATGTAATGGGTCAGGTTATCCACGCCAACGGGGGTACGATTGTAAATACGTAA
- a CDS encoding GMC oxidoreductase — protein sequence MNITGDAQKTNTYDAIVIGSGISGGWAAKELCEKGLRTLVLERGRDVRHIVDYPTATLNPWDFPHRNRMPLAFDQENPIATKCYALDEATQQFFVKDAEHPYVQEKPFDWIRGYQVGGKSLIWARQTQRWSRFDFEANARDGAAVDWPIRYADIAPWYSRVEKFVGISGNKDGLETLPDGEFLKPWELNCLEKHIQKRVAESYKDRHVIIGRCAHLTEPKQIHYDQGRAQCQARHLCYRGCPYGGYFSSNSSTLPWAAKTGKLTLRPDSVVHSIIYDEVKKKATGVRVVDAKTKQMTEFYARIIFINAACLNTNLILLNSTSNRFPNGLGNDSGLLGRYVAFHNYRGNIIADYEGFDDGYYYGRRPTTAFMPNFRNVDKQETSGPASQFQRGYMVAFSASRGTGQPTEATFGADYKESLTQPGPWHVFMMMQGETVPRYENHVRLSSDQKDPWGIPQLVTAIDYTDNDLKLMNDFLVQGAEMLDKAGCKNIRPYDDHRNPGLDIHEMGGVRMGRDPKTSLLNAHNQLHLCKNVFVTDGAAMTSTGTQNPSITFMALTARAANYAVSDMKRGNL from the coding sequence ATGAACATTACCGGCGACGCCCAGAAAACGAACACGTATGATGCCATTGTAATTGGCTCCGGCATTAGCGGAGGGTGGGCAGCTAAAGAACTCTGCGAGAAGGGCTTACGAACACTCGTTCTGGAACGTGGGCGCGATGTGCGGCATATTGTCGATTACCCCACTGCCACGCTCAACCCCTGGGATTTCCCGCATCGGAATCGAATGCCGCTGGCTTTTGATCAGGAAAACCCGATTGCAACGAAGTGTTACGCTTTAGACGAAGCCACGCAGCAGTTCTTTGTGAAAGACGCCGAACACCCCTACGTGCAGGAAAAACCCTTCGACTGGATTCGGGGCTATCAGGTTGGTGGGAAATCGCTGATATGGGCGCGGCAAACGCAGCGGTGGAGCCGGTTCGATTTCGAGGCCAACGCCCGCGACGGTGCCGCCGTAGACTGGCCCATTCGCTACGCCGACATTGCGCCCTGGTACAGTCGGGTCGAAAAATTTGTAGGTATTTCGGGTAACAAAGACGGGTTGGAAACCCTGCCCGATGGTGAATTTTTGAAGCCCTGGGAGTTGAATTGTTTAGAAAAACACATTCAGAAGCGGGTGGCCGAAAGCTACAAAGACCGGCACGTAATTATTGGCCGATGCGCCCATCTGACCGAACCGAAACAGATTCACTACGATCAGGGGCGGGCACAGTGTCAGGCGCGTCACCTGTGCTACCGGGGCTGCCCGTATGGCGGCTATTTCTCGTCGAACTCGTCAACGCTGCCGTGGGCGGCCAAAACTGGCAAACTCACCCTCCGGCCCGATTCGGTCGTGCATTCGATAATTTATGATGAGGTGAAGAAAAAGGCAACGGGCGTGCGGGTGGTCGATGCGAAAACGAAGCAGATGACGGAGTTTTACGCCCGTATCATTTTCATAAACGCGGCCTGCCTGAATACCAACCTGATTTTGCTCAACTCAACCTCGAATCGCTTCCCCAACGGGTTGGGCAACGACAGTGGCTTGCTGGGGCGTTACGTGGCGTTTCATAATTATCGGGGCAATATTATAGCTGACTATGAGGGTTTTGACGACGGTTATTACTACGGTCGTCGGCCCACCACGGCGTTTATGCCCAACTTCCGCAATGTCGATAAGCAGGAAACGAGCGGTCCGGCATCCCAGTTTCAGCGGGGCTACATGGTCGCATTCAGCGCGAGTCGCGGCACCGGCCAACCTACCGAAGCTACGTTTGGAGCCGATTATAAAGAAAGCCTGACCCAGCCCGGCCCGTGGCACGTATTTATGATGATGCAGGGCGAAACCGTGCCGCGCTACGAAAACCACGTCCGGCTCAGCAGCGACCAGAAAGACCCGTGGGGCATTCCACAGTTGGTGACGGCAATTGATTATACCGACAATGACCTGAAGCTCATGAACGACTTTCTGGTGCAGGGAGCCGAGATGCTCGACAAGGCCGGCTGCAAAAATATTCGCCCCTACGACGACCACCGCAACCCCGGCCTCGACATTCACGAAATGGGTGGGGTACGCATGGGCCGCGACCCGAAAACGTCGTTGCTGAACGCACACAACCAACTGCATCTGTGCAAAAACGTGTTCGTGACCGATGGCGCGGCTATGACCTCGACCGGTACGCAAAATCCGTCGATTACGTTTATGGCTCTGACTGCACGGGCCGCTAATTACGCGGTGAGCGACATGAAGCGGGGCAATTTGTAG